The genome window GTGTTTTGTAAATAATTAACATGTCCCGAATGACCAATTGAATCAACTACAAAACTCATAGGTTTTGTCAAACTTAGAGTGGAATTAGTAAGCGTACCTTGTGAAGCATTTGCATCTTTTGACCCACTTGGACCCGCTATGTTAGTTTTGTTTCCACTAGTAATCTTCACacgacaatctttcttgaaatgccctgGTTTGCCACATCTCCAAAAACCCCCTTTTGGTTTCTTGTTGGAATCATTATTATCCCGGTCCAACTTTCTCTTGTTATCCTTAAACTTGTTAAACTTTTGAGTTTTCTCATCATGTTCAACCATTTTGAACCAATTAACTTTGAAATTCAATAGTAATCAAACACAAAAATTCACTAGCCTTCTAAATTATTTGACAAACCCACCTTAAATTAATAAATGATTTCCAAACCACCCTTTAATTAATTCATCAAATCAATCCATAAGTTATATCTAGTCGCAGCAGCAGATGATAAGAAATTTCATATATAACTGAAAGGAAAGTAAAACTTTGCTATATATAATCAACACTTAAACAAAGGAATTTTACAATTTGTATCAATAGTCAAAAGCACTCTACACGAAATTCAAAGTATATGTAAAATATAAGATTAGTTTTGAAATCTCATGCCATGAAAATATTATATGACACCGTACTTAAATTCGATTTTCAACCAACAAAAATTAACCCTAGAGATTCCAAAAAATAATTGACCGCtagaaataaaatatatgaaactatataataaaaactTGTGAAATCAAGATAAACAAATCCAAATTAATCACTAGAACATGTGAATTAGGGTTAATTCACAAACTGCAGAACAGAAAAATATTCAATATACAATATTTTTCAAACTTGAAATCACAACCAATGACCAAATTGAACCCTAAAATAGGTTTATCTTTGTTGTATAACTTGGTCTAGAACAAGTAATTTCAAAGAAATTAACAAACCTGGAATCCGAATTGAAATTGCAAGTTTTGTGATTGAAACCTGGATTAATCTCTGAATCGTATGAGAACTATCAGATAAACCTATTTGCGGGTTACACGCAATGATTTATCGGATTAAACAGAGACCACTCTTTTGAAGGAATTGAATTTGATGTTTATGTGATAATAAGATCGCACACAGTAACCACAGAAACTGTCGTATATCTCAACCTTTTCTTTTGTGCGTTCTCTTGTTCTGTGTTATCGAGAATAACTACCAAGTCATATCTGACTTAATAAGGCCTACATAAAAATTCATATAGTGGACTTCTTTTTAGAACATTTATTGGCCGAATAGAACTAGTCTAAGTCAACTATTATTGGCCCAAAGTCCAATGGACTAAACATTTAAAATGCTACTGCATATAATATATCAAGTCCAAAATATTTAATAGacaaacttaataaaataaatattaagttTAAAGAACATTAGTTACAAACTAATTAGGCCATGTAATTTACATAACAAACTCAAATAATGTTAGGATTAAATTGAGCCTGCACTCCCGCGTCACCTAACTCGTTTAATCTCTAACGTTATTTTCTCGATCAACAAGTTAATCCAATACCCTAAAATCCGTTGATAACACTAAAATTACCAACATAATGGAGCCAAGTCATGGGTCATGTACCATGACTATTATTCAAATATATAGATGTTGAGTTGGGTTAAGGTGTAGTAGATGGAAATTTAGAAGTAATAAACTTAACTTATTGGCACTTGTAGTTTGCTTAAATTAAGTTAAATTCACTGTTAGTATGTAAATATAGTTAGATTCACTGGTAGAGGAAGTTATGTTGTATTTGAGACTGAAAAAAGCAAAATTAATTGGGAGAAATGAGTTGAAAAAAGCAAAATTAAGTTAAATTCACTGTTAGTATGCAAATATACCTGGTACATTTCCTTTGTTGCCACTGTTGTATACATTGTTAAGTTTCACAATTTTGTTGAGTTTTGCTGCCACTGTTGTATACATTGTTAAGTTTCAGAATTTTATTGAGTTGTCTACCAGTCCTTACGCTAGTTGGCGTAGGCTACGACAATCTCAGTGTAGCTTTTGCTGATTTCTCAATAGATTTATATAATATGTTCTTTAGTTCTAAATTATAAGTATTTTAACTGCTAACCTAGGGTGTTTGATATTATAGGTAAAGTGCAGGTCTAGTATCGTGGATGAAGATCAAGATCTTGGAACACGCAAGAACATCAGAAATTGCTAACAATTATTTTGTATAAAAAATGTGGTGGAATTTAGTGATGGTTAACTTAAAACATGACATGTTGGGGTTTCTAAGACTTAGTCTTTTCTGTTACGTTATAATACTAGATTGTTGCCATaggccgcgcgttgcggcggcgacgCCTTAATTGTTTATAGCTTGCAGCACGTTATATGATGCGTTAACCATACAAAAACGCGTGTTCAACGTATTTGATCTAAAGCATTGTGGTTACAAAAGAAGCGGAATTGAACCTAAGTCGGATTTAGTGAGGCTTCTACCTAACCACTACACAACTCTCTGCCATCAAAAAGTACgataactcgaatttataccgtcaaaataaaatatattacagTTCACCCGACTCGTTTCTGAATGTATGTtaaataagcatgaaaacgtattataatTGACCAGACTCGTTTTCGAAAAAAGTTATGTCGATACGTGAATTTATATCCTTAACGTTGAAACGTGAATTTATACTGAGACGTACATAAATTTAAACTGATACATAAATAGAAATAATCACGTGATAAAATAGTTCttttttaatttcaatttaaAGAATAGAATACTGAGGGtaaatttaaaaaattagaaCTCAAGAAAcgaaaataataatatataaagtttttagaaagttTTCTAAAGTTTAAGGTTCATTTTTGTTGATTAAGAAAATTTAGGATGCTTTTGTGTTATTTGTTATTTTTTGTTTCTAAAATGAAAATATCATTTTGTTTGTCAGTTTCAAAAATAAAGATGAAAGCTTTTCTCAATTTTTTTGTCTGTTTCTAAAATGAAATTGTCATCATCATTCTGTCATGTTACCAAAAAGGTAAATGAAAGGTCTCTAAAATGAAATTGTCATCATTATTCTGTCATGTTACCAAAAAGGTAAATGAAAGGTCGACTACATCACCGACCTTTCATTTTAAGATTATATAAATAATACCCCTTTTTGTGTAATGAATCCATGTGGAAtattatatataacttttttttttaaatgttacaCCTACCATAAGGACCTTGCTGACGATGTTAGTCGACCAAGTTTTACCTTAACACTGAAGCCTAGTATATAGACCGTACATGCTCCGATGAAGTTTGATAATTGAGGGCTAGTCTCAAGATGCGGGGTTTTAACCTACAAATGGATTAACCACTACCAAAATGGTATCACTTCACCAGTATATGGGTTGTCACACACTATGAGTGTACTGATGAGCTTCACAACACTAAGTTATCAAGTACACTCACAAGATCAAAGACCAATATAGAAGAAAAGAATATCATCAACAAAGAAAAAAATGTAGAAAGAATAATAAAAAACATAAACACACCACTTTGCTAGAAATTTAACACCTGATTTATACCAAGTtttgtaacaactgtcaataaaacccgtaattaggataataattatccaataagaaaaccttaattaagacacccaagtaatttggcataaaccctgaaatttccggaataatcggaatcaggatcagggcccctaaaacttgaGGAGGGCAAACCCTCGTTGGTAATTATCTTAATAAATTTGTTGCTCAGTTCTGATTTGTTAAAATTGTTGAATCACCTAAgctacaaccgaactcagctaggctaggaagtaggctgcaccctttacggaccgtaaagggatagccttacggaccgtaagcagaccgggttcccttacggaccgtaaggagttagtcatacggtccgtaagcgtgtcgaaatttctgctataaatagccgaccttggcatgaAAACTGAGAGGTTACAACAACGTAAATAGCTTCTGTAGACGTCGAGATAGCACTGTTATACTACaatcacacacacacgatcacgaaacactgccgcaatcagggtaataactcgatcgctattatgattcaacgtccgatcgattataactatccaacgatagtccgggtgctgctcaattgagcttgtactttgattattcgtcgtgatttcgacttgaatattagagtgctgttcgaattcggactatgctctgttattcgttgtgaatacgattgaattatcgagtattgcactgattaatcgttgtgaaggtttaatctcgtgaattgacgtaactgctgtattagttactaacctgtctgtgtgtgcattgtgttaaactaggtataatcaaggcaaatcagtaggcttatctatttgctcgttaatctgcaaggtgagtcattcttctttttaaactgttttctcacagtgtgtgagtaagtattacaaaactccaaattatttttaaaaggttataattacagggattaagtctttgtaatcaccaaattacagctggtatgtggggtattgtgcacattactatttttatcactctaggtgagtgagcctgatattcgtcactattggggcgacgggacccaatagtggtatgaccacagtcacagatccggtcgagtgacaaatacccattcttgataattggttgataagaacattgtaatcgcccttaatactgtaatttataactaacaggtcgttttggaaaactgaatgattcactcagtatttccccgctgacaaaacctttttcaaacatgtttcaggtgatctgtgtgatccaggaaaagtgcagtaaagcactatcaagctcagaaaagtggctcaatgtgaataaatcaataaaacgtgttttggaaaataaagatttctgtgtgaaatcaacttattgtaaattatgggatttatcccttaaactttgtgtaatatattaaaaacgagcattttccggtgaaaagatcctgtaataaaagacttccgctgtcgcataataATACCACGGGTACCATTGAAATCTGGTCCGCGGCCCCCGGCTCCGTCCAGGGTAGGGTCGGGAGCCGTGACagagaaggtggtatcagagctaagaattaataactattgagccactgatcgagccgctgattaagcctaatactaaattaagtatttgacaaaatacttaattttactagTTGTTATTCtgtaattatatgttttattaattgattgtttgttagttacagtatgggtaaacaaaagctgtctactatctaccacaaactagatgttgcgtcttcttctaaaaacccagtaaacctagaagaaggaatctttgtccgcaaggcaaattaggagaatcctctttccccagagaaaagggattcgatacttaaaaagagttaggagaacaagaaaccccgaaccaagagagttaggtttaacccagaagtccaagaattgGGTAATAGTGCACCGTGGGAAGATAAAATATACggaaaatgggcaaatctctatatgctagctactgtagcagaaaatgccaacctctaaattttcaatgaatcgagTCTAATAGAAAAATCActatcccgtaaataaataaaatcccagtGTGTTTATTTCCGTTGTTTTCTGTataaattggtatgcaataaaacttcagtgttgtttgttaaactttgttccaaagttttaacattgcattttgtattttgcatatatactatgcagcatgagtgagatatcggaagcatttcagaatctcaacttatatccagtgcctatcgaagtctcttacgactttactggttatgttgctgacatagaagaacctgtggaattccaagctccaccgctggaaaaagccaaacctaaaaagaagagaagatacgtagggtggaggaaagtacgtcataggaaaccagcaactaggagactccctaaaatagaaaatcctgtgatcatgagcaagggaaaagaaatagaaactggagaaagttcgaaaccaccagaaaaAGAAATAGGGATAGATCTTAAGCAAAAGGGTATagaaattggcgaaagctctaaacaaccagaagaaatcacgttccaagacgaaatagTCCGTCTATTAGGAAACTGTGAAGTCATAAGCCCAATCCGTACTAATTTGTatccttacccggctacagtccaATTTCCCTTAAACGTAGCACCAACTATTCCTGAACCTTTAATCCACACCCGACCACTAGGTgaactggaagaatggtggacaaacgactggcaattccaaaacatagtcaatagtccttatagtttccttccacaatttgacccagaaccaatcccgaatcctcccatgagtaattaAAACCtggctgaactccgtcagttcggtgaagaactgataggtacgggTAATAGGATCaaggaaatgggagagcatctaacttggaagtacgacgagagggagcatcgttattAGGACTGTCAGTCAAACTAACGAAAAAGTCAGGGACCCGTATTGTATACTAGTgtaaatagtaacttaaaactctgtaaaatgggcaataaaactctgtaagatacggtgtgtacggaggcatatacaatatacaatgacaaaatgaaagtcgagaaatcgacaattttggttatgcttGTATGTTGTAATAATTTATGTGTTCATATGTGCTAATTTTGTTAgtaataagttagacactaataattcctaccaattagcagatggaaaacgctaacaatgaaccaattaatgaagtaaatcaatctgagcaagaacaagaagatgaatatataactcgacaagatatcgagcattttATCGCACAAGGGATAGCCCAGGCTATTCCAgcaattgtagctgctgttcatAAACATGCCGAACCACAACAATTAAATCATAGTAAACGTACTCTGGAAGATagcggcagtaacagcataaatggaggcggcaatcataacgatcatgatccgcaacaagtcccacttctaaaaagaataaaagctgcaacgtctggttgcacttacaaagagtttcttgcttgcaaacccgctgaatttgcaggtaacgaaggggcaactgcaacactgcgttggttagagaaaaccgaagcagtaattgcaataagcaaatgtgctgaagaggatcaggtgatgtatgcatcaaatctattcaaagaagaagcgctagaatggtggaacacggtcctccaggcaaaaggaagaaggatagcctatgtcatgagttgggaagaatttaagagtcttgtagaaagaaaattatgtcccgaatatgaaaaagaccaaatggcaaacaaattcctaagtcaccgtatgacaggggtagattgccggggctatacttcgacattctttgaatacgcaagggtggtgccaacactggcttcgccagaaccggtacttatttctcgttacatctgggggttaattagtgaaatccgaaacatcattaaagctgcgagacctcgtactattgacgatgcggtagaattagctaataccctaacggatgagttggtacgcacaagagaggaagatcgcacgaaggaattagctcaaaagattacccaaggatttcgtgtgggtaataccaagaaaagaggaacggggcaatcttcatcatctcctttctgcaaaatttgcaaaaagaagcattatggacaatgcaacatggtttgcaatttttgcaagacaaAAGGTCaccgggaagaagactgcaggaagaaaacaagaatttgttataattgcagagaaaggggacatttccaatttgaatgtcctaaattagctaaacctgtagccaaccaagccaaaccagctgaaggagcaaccaagagaaatgcgcgtgcattccagctaaccactcaagaagccgaactcat of Helianthus annuus cultivar XRQ/B chromosome 1, HanXRQr2.0-SUNRISE, whole genome shotgun sequence contains these proteins:
- the LOC110927087 gene encoding uncharacterized protein LOC110927087; this encodes MVEHDEKTQKFNKFKDNKRKLDRDNNDSNKKPKGGFWRCGKPGHFKKDCRVKITSGNKTNIAGPSGSKDANASQDDMLAWWVDSGAMSHVCKDLKWFEEFNHLKMDLY